The Sorangiineae bacterium MSr11367 genome window below encodes:
- a CDS encoding glucose 1-dehydrogenase, producing MARLADKVALITGAARGIGEGIARAFHREGARVILSDIKDDLGEEVARELGERASYVHLDVRIEADWERVMGEVLEAHARLDVLVNNAGVTGFEEAFEPHDPEHVSIENWRAVHATNLEGVLFGCKHGIRAMRRTGAGSIVNMGSRSGVVGIPAASSYASSKGAVRNHTKSVALYCAEQGLRVRCNVIQPAAILTPMWEAILGQGPEREARMKEFTKDTPLRRWGSVEEVAALAVYLGSDESAYTTGTEFNIDGGILAGTAAPPRPAEM from the coding sequence ATGGCACGACTAGCGGACAAGGTGGCCCTGATCACGGGGGCCGCACGAGGAATCGGTGAAGGAATCGCGCGCGCTTTTCATCGCGAGGGCGCGCGCGTCATCTTGAGCGACATCAAGGACGATTTGGGCGAAGAGGTCGCACGGGAGCTCGGGGAGCGCGCCAGCTACGTGCATCTGGACGTGCGGATCGAGGCGGACTGGGAACGGGTGATGGGCGAGGTGCTCGAGGCGCACGCGCGGCTCGACGTGCTCGTGAACAATGCGGGCGTCACCGGCTTCGAGGAGGCCTTCGAGCCGCACGATCCGGAGCATGTTTCCATCGAGAATTGGCGCGCCGTGCATGCGACGAACCTCGAAGGCGTGCTTTTCGGATGCAAGCACGGCATCCGCGCGATGCGGCGGACCGGTGCGGGATCCATCGTCAACATGGGCTCGCGCTCGGGCGTGGTGGGGATACCTGCGGCCAGCTCGTATGCATCGAGCAAGGGTGCGGTTCGCAATCACACCAAATCGGTGGCGCTGTATTGCGCCGAACAGGGTTTGCGCGTTCGGTGCAATGTCATCCAGCCCGCCGCCATCCTCACGCCGATGTGGGAAGCGATCCTCGGGCAGGGGCCCGAGCGCGAGGCGCGCATGAAGGAATTCACCAAGGACACGCCGCTCCGTCGCTGGGGATCCGTCGAAGAGGTGGCGGCACTCGCCGTGTACCTTGGCTCGGACGAATCCGCATACACGACGGGCACCGAATTCAATATCGACGGTGGCATCCTCGCCGGAACGGCCGCGCCCCCGCGCCCCGCGGAGATGTGA